The stretch of DNA TGCTTTGTCAAGTGTTCGTGAAAGGTGCTGATTACAGGAATGGGGATACTTTTATTTTCTTCATCGAGATCCGAACCATAGCTTTCATCTCGCAGTTTGTAGGATGCTACATCATCGTCGGTCAAATAATCACTCAAATCCACGTCTTCCATTGGATCGTAATCTTCCTCCTCTTCCTTTTTTTCGTCCTTTGCAGATTCGCCCCCCATCAGCTTATCCATGTCATCTTCTTCTTCAAAGTCGTTTTCTTCCAACGCTGGATTGATTTCCAACTCTTCTTTGATACGTTGCTCCAAAGATGCAGTAGGAACCTGCAACAATTTCATCAATTGAATTTGTTGAGGCGACAATTTTTGTTGCAGCGATTGGTTTAGTTTCTGTTTTAACATAGGGGTAGAGAATTTTTATATTTATAGCATCTTTGAAAAAAAATGAATGAAAATACAACAAAAATGTTGTTTAAATGCAAGTTAATGTTTTTTCTCAATAAAAAAAAGAATAAGTTGAAGAAAAAACAAAGAACCTAAAAATAATGTAATCAATTGTTTTTTAGGAGATTGTATTAATTGTCTCTTGCACATTCTATTATAATATCAAAAAGTGCGCCTGTTTTTATAAATGTAAGACTATTTAGAGTAAGATTTTTTTCATTAGGTCTTCAAAACTTAAAACCTTTGTCCATTTTCTGTCATTATACACATTGCATACAAATTTAATTTGGATAGATTTTTCATTGTGTAATAAATGCTCAATCAAAACATTTCCATACTGTTGGTCGGCCAATCCAGTTTGTTCATCAAACGAAAATCGAGGCTTCAAATAATGTCTTTCGATTGTTTCTACGTGTGTTTTTCGTACGAAGTTTTTCACATCCGACATATATTTCACATAGTTGAGTTGTAGGGTTTGCTCTTTCAAATAATCGAACAAATGGCGGAAGGCTTCAAAACTCGTATGGTCTTCCACAGTTTTGTACTTCAAAATAAACCCTTGACTTTTAGGACTATTCAGTTTCAACAAAATACTTTGGTCTGAAGATTTCATTTGTGTCGCCAAAAAATCTAATAGGTGATCCTTTTGATCTTCGAGCTTCCAATATTGATAAGCGGCTTGCTCTTCATCGCTTCGCACAATGATTTCTTGGACGAAAGGAACATTGGAAGTTTCCTGTTTTTTAAATAACTGCTGTATGAAATTAAACATGCCCTTAAAACATTTGGTTTCTATCCAAAGTTTATAAGTAAATATATTTTTATTGAAGATGGATGTAGAATGGATCAAAATTGCAGGAATCCCGAAGGATAACAAGCCCTTTGTTGCAGAAAATAGCATTGCAGAAATAAGCATTGATGGCAAACGTTTGTATTTGACCTACTTCAAAGGCAGTTATTATGCAGGAGAGCAAAGATGTCCTCATGCGGGGGCATTGCTCACGCAAGGTTGGCTCAATGGGGATGGAGATATTGTGTGTCCTTACCACCGATTTTGTTTTGACTTGGAGACAGGTAAAAATACTGATGGAGAAGGTTTTTATGTGCAGACCTATCCTGTTGAAGTGCGAGAAAATGGGATTTTTATGGGGATGCCTAAAAAGAAGTGGTGGCAGTTTTGGTAGGAAGAATAGGTTGGCTATTCCTTTTATGATGATATTTCGCTACGAATGGGGTTTATAATCAAGCGGTTATTCTGCTTTTAAAAATAGTGTTTTATCACCAAAAAGGGAATAGGAGATTGGTTTCTCAGCACAATTAGGAAGACTTCAAAGATAACTCTACAAAATTATTTCCATAAAGAACTGATTTTCCATATGTTCTATTCATTCAAAAGCGTCCCAGGTGTTTGTCCATATTTTTCTCTAAAACATTTCACAAAATAAGCGGTACTACCAAAGCCTGTTTCGAAGGCAACCTCAGATACATTACCCTCTTGCTGTTGGAGCATTTTCATTGCTTTTTGAAGGCGAAAAGAACGAATAAATTTGTTGGCAGTTTCGTCGGTAAGTGCTTTTAGTTTGCGGTTGAGGTGTACTCGGCTCATGTTGACAGAGGAGGCAAGCACTTCCGCCCCAAATTGTTCATCGCCCAAATGGGCTTCAACAATTGAACATACTTTTTCGAGGAATGCTTTATCGACCGAGTTGGTTTGTATGGCTTCTGGTTCGATGGTAGGAGCTTCCGAAAAACGCTTTCGCAGTATATGTCGCAATTCTATTAGGTTGCGAACCCTTACTTCGAGTTCTTTGGTGTCAAATGGCTTGACTAGATAATCGTCTGCCCCTGTTTCCAATCCCTGCAATTTTTCTTCCTGAGCAGCTTTTGCAGTTAATAAAATCACTGGAATGTGACTGGTGCGTTCATTGGTTTTCAAGGTGCGACACACTTCGTAGCCATTTTTTTTGGGCATCATCACATCACTGATGACCAAATCGGGCAGATGTTCTAAGGCTTTGTCAATTCCCTCTTGTCCATTGACGGCTTCTAAAACCTGAAAAGATGCCACCAAGTATTGTCTAATGTAGGCTCTGACATCGGGATTGTCTTCAATCACCAATACAATAGGCAATTTTTTTGACTTTTTGTTGCTGTCTTTTGAATATGGTTGAAGCGTGATATTAGAGTCTTGAAGTATTTCAATGGAAGTCAAAACATTGGCTTCCATTGAAGTAGAGCCAGCTTCATCTATATCACTTTCTTTTAAGTGGGCTTTTCCTTTGGGAAATTGAAGGGTGAAAGTAGTTCCTTCGCCTTCTTCGCTTTGGACTTCAATTTTACCCTTGTGCAATTGAACCAATTCTTTGACGAGTGCCAAGCCAATTCCTGTTCCTTCTTGTTCACGGGTTTCGGAGCTATCTACTTGAAAAAAACGGTTGAAAATAAAAGGCAATCTTGAAGCTGAAATACCAATGCCATTGTCTTTTATTGAGATTTCTAAATGATTTTTTTGTTCTGCAATCGCTACTGTTATTTCTCCTTGTTCTGGCGTGAATTTGAAGGCATTGGATAAGAGGTTGTAAAAGATTTTTTCTACCTTGTCTTTGTCCAAATATAAAAAGGATGTTGCTCCTTGGTTGATAAAATGAAGTTGGATGTTTTTTCGGACGGCCAAAGACTCAAAAGACATGGTGATTCCTTTCAATAATTTTACAAAGTTCAAGGGTTTTGCCTTCAATTCCATCTTTCCTGCCTCTAATTTGGACAAATCAAGGAGTTGATTGATGAGCTGCAATAGGCGTTGGGCATTGTGGTGTGCTACATTCAGTAAGTTTTTGTCTGTTTCATTTTGTTGCTTGTCAAGTACTTGCTGAATCGGTCCCATGACCAGAGTAAGTGGCGTTCTGAATTCGTGGCTGATATTGGCAAAAAAGCGAGATTTCAAATGGTCAAGTTCTTCAAAATGCATTTTCTCGGATTTGATAGTGGTGATTCTATCAAACAAAGCATAGAATAAGATACCTGAAAACAAAATAAGTCCGATTTGAATGCCATACCTGACAATCCATATATCTGGTAGTATTCTCATTGCTCCTAAGAGGCTGATGATACTACCCAAAAAGAGAATAGCTATGGAAATCAGTAAAATACGTGCCTGTGGATATTGTTTCAAACTGAAACGAATAATGGGAATGATGCCTAAAATAGACCAAATAAGTATTGTGAGGTTTGTGATTTGCACAGCCAAAAGAGAGTCCGCAATGAGCCATCTACAAATGTGAGGACAGACCACAGTTAGACCCGTATAGATAGCGAATAAAGTGTGGTAGCTTGTCCAACGTTTTTTTAAATCAATGAAATGAGTAATGAACAAAAATAGAGATAGTACAATGCTCGAAATAATGATGTGTTTGTGTAAAACAAAGTCATTCAGCAAAGGATGGCTTAAAAATACTTCTACTACATCATTCATTCGAGGAAAATATACTCCAAACGAAAACATCAACATAGCAAAATAGAGAAAAATGCTTTCACGAAAAATGAAAAATAGAAAGGTGCTTACCAGACAAAAAAGCAACATAATACCTGCATAAAAAGAATGCCATGTATAGCGTTCTGTGATGATGTGTAAGGTTTCTTTTGTAGGGTGAATGAAAACATGGGTTTGGTGTACGGGGGCTATCCATTTATTGAAGCGTATTTTGCAGTAATAGGTTTTTGTCTTGCCTTTGTCCAAACTGATGAAGAGGTAGTTTTTGGGGGAGGGTAGTTCTTTTGCATAAGGCTTTAAGACTGCGCCTGTAAAATCTTCATCGATGATGTGTCCACTTTCAAATGTGTAAACCCAGACAGAATCCGCATTGTTGCAAAAATCGAGATAGGCATTCCACGTTTTTGAGCTTTTATTTTGTAGTTGGAAGGACGACCATAGAATAAGGGGAAAGGTATTTTCGTCTTCAAAATCGGGCTTGGTAAATGCCGAAGGGGGCATTTGTAGGATTTCATCAATGTTGTATTTTCCTTCATGGTCATACAATACAGAGAGCGAATCCGCAAAGGAAATAACTTTATCTGTAGGTTTTAGGTAGGTGAAGGTAAAGTTTGCCTCTGAGCCAAAAGTCGAACAGAAAGAAGGTAATCCAAAAAGTAGTAAGAGTAAAAATCGCATTCTGTAAAATTTTCCAATGTTGAAGTGAAACTCAAGAACAGGGTTATGCTTTCAAATATACAGTTGTTTGAAGAGATTTTTTTGGTATTGTGAAGATTTGACAAATTTCCTTCAATTGCTCATTTTAAACTTAAAATCAGTGCTATGTTGCTCCAACAATGTATTTTATATTGCATTAAACAGGCGTTTTGTGAAAAATAACACCCATTGTTCATGAATACAGCACAAAAAAATCCTACATTTGGGGAAAATAGAAATATAAATGAGCGGAATCAAATTTGACCAGCAACAAGATGCAGGTTTTTACAAGACACTAAATAGAAGGGTAAACGATTATTTTAAAGAGAATCAAAAGAGTAAGCATGCAAACGCTTTCATGGTTTTCAAATCTATCTTTTTTATCAGCGGAATGGTCATCCTTTATGGCTTGTTCATTTCCGATTGGTTCACTTTTTGGCAGTTGATTCCAATTGCTGCATTACTTGGCTTGTTCAAAGCACTAACTGGGGTAAATATCGGTCACGATGCCATACATGGTGCTTATAGCACTTCCAAAACAATGAATGGTGTGTTGGGACGTGTGTTTGACTTTTTGGGACTGAATGCCTATGCTTGGCACATCACCCACAATGTCGTACACCACACTTACACCAACATTCCCGAACACGATTTTGATATTGAAGTCTCACCAAAACTATTGCGGCTTTCTCCTCAAGGGCCACATGCGCCTCAGATGCGTTTTCAGCAGTATTACGCCTTCTTTTTGTATGGCTTATCGGCTTTGATTCGCGGTTACAAACAGGAATACAAAAACTTCTTTAGTAGAGATTTTGGAGATCATATAACACCTCCACCGCCACCAAAATCTGAATATTTCCATCTTTTCTTTTGGCGTTCTTTCTTTTATGTGGTTTTCTTGTTCCTCCCTATATGGTTGCTGTCGTTACCTTGGTGGCAAGTATTTGGCTTGTTCATTGTTAGCATGTTTATAGAAGGTTTGTTTTTGGGAGTTATCTTTCAGATGGCACACATTGTCGAAAAAGTGGATTTTCCCGCACCAGACGAAACGGGGCATTTAACACACGCTTGGTCCGTTCATCAGATGCTTACAACTGCCAACTTTGCTTCACATAATTGGATGGCAAACTTCCTTTGTGGAGGGTTGAATACGCAAGTAGAACACCATCTGTTTCCTAATATTTGCCACATTCACTATCCAAATCTTGTACCGATTGTAGCAAAAACGGCTGCCGAATTCAATCTGCCTTACCATCAATATCCTACCTTTGTGGCCGCATTGAAGTCGCATTTTGTACACTTGAGAGAGTTGGGCAAATTAGACCAAGAGGTAGAAATGGAAGTCGAGAAAGAAATGAAAGTAGCATAAGGGTTTTGACGAAAACCAAAATGCAAATCCACTAAATTTTTGCTCAAATAAAAAGAGCGTTTCATGTCAAATGAAACGCTCTTTTTTACTTCTTCAATGAGTCAATAGACTTGAAAAGTTTGTCACTCAGGCGAACAGCAATTGTAATCCATAATTTCACCCCGAATTCTGACAGTCGCACTTTCCACATAAAAAACAGCATTGGGAGTAGTAGTGTAAATGATGATTTCGTTTGCAGGAGAAACCGCATTTGTCACCATGATTCTTTCCCATCTTCCCGTGTTTTCAAGCACCATACTTATGTGCGTATTGCCACCGTCACCTACGCCAACACCTACTTTGCCACTCTCTACCAGAATCCATACACAAGCCTCAACCAATTGAGGTCCTTCGTGGAGTTTCCCAAAAACTTGCACCAAACCATTCCCGGCACCATTTGTAGTCACTTTCATCATTTTGCTACGCCTATTAAGCGTTGAAGGAAGAAGTTGCGTAGTGAGATTGCCGTAGGTATTTGTCCAAACCGTCCAGTGCCTTGCAGCAGAATACCATCCTTTGCTACCACCATTGATGCTTGGACCAGTTGTTAGGTTGGTGCTTTCTCCATAATCTCCGATTTCATTGAAACTGCTGTTTTTTAATAAGTTTTGACTATCAGGCAATTGAATTTTTTCGATGGTAGTACGAGAAGAATGTCGCTCGTTGATACTCGGCTGAGGATTGGGCTGAAAGATTTGAGCAGATAGAGTAAAACTACTGCTTATGAGTACAGTACATGCCAAAAAAGAGAAAAATCTTTTGAACGTTTTCATGATAATGAGGTTTTAAACGTAACGAAATAAGGTCATTTCGCTGTTTAATACCTCTTAGCAGAAAAAGGTATGCTTGAGAATGAAAATTATTCTCAGCAGAACTATTCGATAAATGATTCTTTGAAAACCCAGTCAATAATTTACTAATCACTGTATTAGATTGTTTCTTTGTCGGGCATTAAATCAATCAAATTTTCGATAAAGGGTTGTTTTTTAATCAGCTCTGCTAAATCCATTGCAGGTTTAACCGCATTGGGCTTTTTAGATTCTGCGGCAGGTTTAGAAGGAGCAGGTGCTTCAATGGCAACTACTGTGAAGCTATGTGACATGATTTGAAAACGCATGTTTCGCTTCAATTCGCACTGTTTGATTGCCTGTGCGTGCATCCATGTACCGTTTGTACTGCTATCTATCAATAAAGGGACATCATTTTCTAAATGAATAAAAGCATGTCGGCGTGAAACACCTTTGTCATTCAATACAATAGTGTTGTTTAAACTGCGCCCAATGGTCAAAGTGGCATCTAAATCAAAAGTTTGTGTATTGGTTTTTTGCGTATGGAGTTCTCTCCAAGTTAATGTTATGGTCATGGCTTGACTTGTTCTTCAGTGAAAAATGGTGGGAATGGGCGATGGGATTACCTCATTATAAATCAAATTTGATGCCATGATTTTAGGAGAAAACTTAAAAACAAAAAGCAAATTCTGGGTAGTTCAGTGAGTAGCTAATTTACTAACTGGCTAATGGGTTTTTCAACACAATTAAATTGAGGTTTTGAATGCCTTGTGAAAGTTGACTTTGCTTCTTGAATTTGATTTTATTAGATATTGATTGTCCCCTCAAAATAAGTCACCGCCTTCCCACTAATCGCCACTCTATCATTTTCCAACAACTCACACCACAATTCTCCGCCACGTTCCGAAATTTGCAGCGCATGGAGAGGATTTCTATTCAAGCGTTCTGCCCAAAAAGGAGTCAAAATGGTATGTGCTGAACCTGTGACAGGGTCTTCATTGATGCCCTTGTCAGGCGCAAAAAAGCGGGAAACAAAGTCGGCCCTTTCACTCGGAGCAGTAACAATCATGCAGTTCATTTTTGCCAATTTCACAAAATCTGGCTTCAATTGTAGAACATCTTCCTCTGATTCAAAGACCGCCATTTGATAAAAGGACTCATAGACTTCAATGGGTTTCTTACCCAAGGCTTCAATGATTTCAGCCGTAACTATGGAGGGTTTTGGAGGATTTGCAGGAAAATTGAGGGTTAACATATCGTCCGTTTTGCTAACCATTAGCAAGCCACTATTGGAATTGAAGGAAATAACCGATTTAGGATAATTCAAATGGTTGAAAATGACATGAGCTGCCGCCAAAGTAGCGTGCCCACACAAGTCCACCTCTGTTGTAGGGGTGAACCACTTCAAATCAAAACCATTACCATAAGGAATAAAAAAAGCGGTTTCGGATAGGTTATTTTCTGCGGCAATTGCCTGCATTGTAGCCTTATCCAACCATCGTTCTAAAGGACATATTGCAGCAGGATTTCCACCAAACAATTGATTGCTAAAAGCATCAACTTGATACATCTGAATTTTCATACACATACATTTTGTGGTATTAATAAATTTGATTACTCTTTTCCCGCTTTCTTCTGGATTACTAAATTTAAGTACACCGAAAACCTCTTTTTAGTTCAGTCATGCAGTGTAATAAAATTTGGCCATAGATTTTCCAATGTCTCACCTCTTTGTTCTCGATTCCCTTGTCTAAAGTTTAATGGTCTTGCTCTCCCTACTTATTTGTGTAGTGTTTATCCGCATAAGAAACGTCTAACTTTGTTTATTCATGCTTTTTTGTGGGTATGAAAGTTAAAATTTCTTAATTTTTGAAATTCTGCAACGATTCATAATTGCAATAAAAAATGATAATCAGCAACTTAAAGAATAGTTGTTTAAAACTATTTCTCAAAAATTTAAAAACCATTAAAAATAATGCAACGAAAATTTACAGTTATTCATCTTTGAAGTATAGTATGCGTTTTTAAATTAAATTCTAAAAATAATATTTTTTATTGTTACTCCATCATTTTTTTGTCTTCCATCAATATATTATAACAGACTAACTATAGTCTAATTTCCATCAACATACTAATCATCAATTTTTTGAATAGTCAAAATTGACTAATAGGGATAGGTGTATATTGTTTCATGCAATGATTGCCTTCTCAATAGAAGGTTTATGTCTAAAAATACAGGAAAATAAAATCTGTATATTATAATATATTTAGTTTATCCAAAAAGTAGAAGTATGAAAAAATTTTATGTAATTGCCGTGTTGATCATGGCTCTGTGGGGGCAGTATGCCTCTGCTCAAGACAGAGTCATCACAGGTACTGTTGTGGATGCCATTGATAGTCAGCCTATTATTGGAGCAACTGTTGTGGTGCCAGGTTCTACCATTGGTACTGTCACCGATTTAGATGGAAAATACAGTTTGAAAGTTCCACAAAGTTACAAAGCCATCCTTATCAGCTTTATAGGTTACAAGCCCTTTAAGGTGGAGTTGGGGGCGACAACTGTCATTGATGTTGAATTAGAAGAAGATGTGATTGGATTGGAGCAAGTTGTAGTTACAGCTATTGGTATTGCGAAGGACAAAAAAGCACTGGGTTATTCGGTGCAAGAAGTACAAGGAGATGACTTGACACGAGGAGGTGATGTGAACCTCGTAAGTGCGCTTTCGGGTAAAGTTGCGGGTGTACAGATTACCCAGTCAAGTGGCTTACCAGGAGCCTCTTCTCACATCCGCATACGTGGCTCGAACTCCTTTACTTGGAGCAGTAACAATCAACCTCTTTTTGTGATTGATGGTGTGCCAATGAGCAACGACTACAAAGAAGCTGGAAATCCTGGTAATTTGCAAAACAATTTCTTGGATGGCGTAGATGTTTCCAATCGAGCAATTGACATCAATCCCGCTGACATAGCTTCTATGTCTGTATTAAAAGGGCCTGCGGCTGCGGCACTCTATGGTTTGCGGGCTTCAAAT from Chitinophagales bacterium encodes:
- a CDS encoding Rieske 2Fe-2S domain-containing protein, with translation MDVEWIKIAGIPKDNKPFVAENSIAEISIDGKRLYLTYFKGSYYAGEQRCPHAGALLTQGWLNGDGDIVCPYHRFCFDLETGKNTDGEGFYVQTYPVEVRENGIFMGMPKKKWWQFW
- a CDS encoding ATP-binding protein, producing the protein MRFLLLLLFGLPSFCSTFGSEANFTFTYLKPTDKVISFADSLSVLYDHEGKYNIDEILQMPPSAFTKPDFEDENTFPLILWSSFQLQNKSSKTWNAYLDFCNNADSVWVYTFESGHIIDEDFTGAVLKPYAKELPSPKNYLFISLDKGKTKTYYCKIRFNKWIAPVHQTHVFIHPTKETLHIITERYTWHSFYAGIMLLFCLVSTFLFFIFRESIFLYFAMLMFSFGVYFPRMNDVVEVFLSHPLLNDFVLHKHIIISSIVLSLFLFITHFIDLKKRWTSYHTLFAIYTGLTVVCPHICRWLIADSLLAVQITNLTILIWSILGIIPIIRFSLKQYPQARILLISIAILFLGSIISLLGAMRILPDIWIVRYGIQIGLILFSGILFYALFDRITTIKSEKMHFEELDHLKSRFFANISHEFRTPLTLVMGPIQQVLDKQQNETDKNLLNVAHHNAQRLLQLINQLLDLSKLEAGKMELKAKPLNFVKLLKGITMSFESLAVRKNIQLHFINQGATSFLYLDKDKVEKIFYNLLSNAFKFTPEQGEITVAIAEQKNHLEISIKDNGIGISASRLPFIFNRFFQVDSSETREQEGTGIGLALVKELVQLHKGKIEVQSEEGEGTTFTLQFPKGKAHLKESDIDEAGSTSMEANVLTSIEILQDSNITLQPYSKDSNKKSKKLPIVLVIEDNPDVRAYIRQYLVASFQVLEAVNGQEGIDKALEHLPDLVISDVMMPKKNGYEVCRTLKTNERTSHIPVILLTAKAAQEEKLQGLETGADDYLVKPFDTKELEVRVRNLIELRHILRKRFSEAPTIEPEAIQTNSVDKAFLEKVCSIVEAHLGDEQFGAEVLASSVNMSRVHLNRKLKALTDETANKFIRSFRLQKAMKMLQQQEGNVSEVAFETGFGSTAYFVKCFREKYGQTPGTLLNE
- a CDS encoding acyl-CoA desaturase, with the protein product MSGIKFDQQQDAGFYKTLNRRVNDYFKENQKSKHANAFMVFKSIFFISGMVILYGLFISDWFTFWQLIPIAALLGLFKALTGVNIGHDAIHGAYSTSKTMNGVLGRVFDFLGLNAYAWHITHNVVHHTYTNIPEHDFDIEVSPKLLRLSPQGPHAPQMRFQQYYAFFLYGLSALIRGYKQEYKNFFSRDFGDHITPPPPPKSEYFHLFFWRSFFYVVFLFLPIWLLSLPWWQVFGLFIVSMFIEGLFLGVIFQMAHIVEKVDFPAPDETGHLTHAWSVHQMLTTANFASHNWMANFLCGGLNTQVEHHLFPNICHIHYPNLVPIVAKTAAEFNLPYHQYPTFVAALKSHFVHLRELGKLDQEVEMEVEKEMKVA
- a CDS encoding FHA domain-containing protein → MTITLTWRELHTQKTNTQTFDLDATLTIGRSLNNTIVLNDKGVSRRHAFIHLENDVPLLIDSSTNGTWMHAQAIKQCELKRNMRFQIMSHSFTVVAIEAPAPSKPAAESKKPNAVKPAMDLAELIKKQPFIENLIDLMPDKETI
- a CDS encoding PhzF family phenazine biosynthesis protein, whose protein sequence is MKIQMYQVDAFSNQLFGGNPAAICPLERWLDKATMQAIAAENNLSETAFFIPYGNGFDLKWFTPTTEVDLCGHATLAAAHVIFNHLNYPKSVISFNSNSGLLMVSKTDDMLTLNFPANPPKPSIVTAEIIEALGKKPIEVYESFYQMAVFESEEDVLQLKPDFVKLAKMNCMIVTAPSERADFVSRFFAPDKGINEDPVTGSAHTILTPFWAERLNRNPLHALQISERGGELWCELLENDRVAISGKAVTYFEGTINI